TGACGCTGATTGCCCATTGTGGGCAATGTTTTTGCTGTTGCGTTGTGTGTGGGCAGTTGTGTATTAGTTGACATTATCGTGCAGTATCTTTCATTATTTGCGTTACTCGTGGGCAATATTTTCTTATCCTATGCTTTTGGCGTTCAGATGCCGTCCTTCATATTCATAGAGCGCGGGTCAGGAAATGAACCTTGGGACTGATTGATAATTTTCGGACCATCAGTTCTCGCTGGGGTAGACAGCGGAGCTTTCTGTTTCCCTTTTCTTCTGGAATGCAGCCGTTTGCCGCCTCCACGCACATAGTCACAAAATGCGGAATAACTGCACGTTACCCGACCTTGCTCCTGCATCTGCTCATAAACCATTTGGACGCTGTACCCCTTGGCGAGCATGACCTCCACATCTTCACGGCAGGCGAAATACTCCACACGGGCTGAACCGGGCATCCCCGGCGTGACTGGAGGTCTATCGGCCATGCTTCGCCTCCTGCTGCTGACCGCCAACACGCTCAATGAGCGCGATGTTGTCTTCGGCCTTCCATACAGTAGTGCGAGGGCCAAGCTTGACGGGTTTGTGGTAACGTCCGGACTGGCAGCCAGCCCACCACGCGCTTTTGCTGATAGGGATAAGGGTCAAAACCTGAGGCAGGCGAAGATAACCGG
The DNA window shown above is from uncultured delta proteobacterium and carries:
- a CDS encoding hypothetical protein (Evidence 5 : No homology to any previously reported sequences) codes for the protein MPGSARVEYFACREDVEVMLAKGYSVQMVYEQMQEQGRVTCSYSAFCDYVRGGGKRLHSRRKGKQKAPLSTPARTDGPKIINQSQGSFPDPRSMNMKDGI
- a CDS encoding Prophage CP4-57 regulatory translates to MLTNIPTTGYLRLPQVLTLIPISKSAWWAGCQSGRYHKPVKLGPRTTVWKAEDNIALIERVGGQQQEAKHGR